The Polyodon spathula isolate WHYD16114869_AA chromosome 13, ASM1765450v1, whole genome shotgun sequence genome includes a region encoding these proteins:
- the LOC121325314 gene encoding olfactomedin-4-like: MHHLALFQLSSIRLKVQNMQKYDNFNLLALRDHLRKLKNRLESCRHYDKTQLDQCSNVFLSNISSPVVTQLNPYGTTYPFGAWGKESRHGSPELYWVQSLQSGNTYGITLRTYSSFEDFVMSRNHKDIPVTPSYTTTYSIQGPGTVLYNESLYYNCYKSPNVCKYDLKTNTIQHIALPDAGHDNKFPYCYYSCYGTTDIDLSVDETGLWDIYATEENYGNIVISKQNSSTLAMVQTWKLFKKSVTNVFMVCGVLYATRYLSPKLEGVFYVFDTVTGHDTNNLSVPFEKISTDIQNLHYNPTDHRLYLLNYANAYELTF, from the exons ATGCATCACCTTGCTTTGTTTCAGCTGAGCTCCATAAGACTCAAGGTGCAGAACATGCAGAAATATGACAACTTTAACTTGCTGGCCTTAAGAGATCACCTCAGAAAACTAAAGAACCGACTGGAGTCGTGCCGCCACTACGACAAGACGCAGCTGG ATCAATGCTCCAATGTTTTCCTATCCAACATCAGCTCTCCAGTTGTCACCCAGCTTAACCCTTATGGTACAACATACCCCTTTGGTGCCTGGGGAAAGGAAAGCAGGCATGGCAGCCCCGAACTGTACTGGGTTCAATCTCTGCAGAGTGGTAATACGTATGGCATCACTCTGCGAACATACTCCTCTTTTGAAGACTTTGTGATGTCAAGGAACCACAAAGACATCCCAGTGACACCTTCTTACACCACTACCTATTCCATCCAAGGACCTGGTACAGTCTTATACAACGAGTCCCTCTACTACAACTGCTACAAGTCCCCCAACGTCTGCAAATATGATTTGAAAACCAACACCATCCAGCACATTGCTTTGCCAGATGCAGGTCACGATAACAAATTCCCCTACTGCTACTACTCCTGCTATGGCACCACTGATATTGACCTCTCTGTCGATGAGACAGGTCTCTGGGATATCTACGCCACGGAGGAAAACTATGGCAACATAGTGATTAGCAAGCAGAATTCCTCCACCCTGGCCATGGTGCAGACCTGGAAGCTTTTCAAGAAGTCCGTCACTAATGTCTTCATGGTGTGTGGCGTACTCTATGCCACACGTTACTTGAGCCCTAAGCTAGAGGGGGTCTTTTATGTCTTTGACACAGTCACTGGCCACGACACAAATAACCTGAGCGTCCCTTTTGAGAAGATCTCAACAGATATACAGAATCTCCACTACAACCCCACCGACCATCGACTCTACCTTCTCAATTATGCAAATGCCTATGAACTTACCTTCTGA